One stretch of Deltaproteobacteria bacterium DNA includes these proteins:
- a CDS encoding TAT-variant-translocated molybdopterin oxidoreductase, with protein MSPLNSAKEEKKYWRSLSELSETEEFQEFVSREFKDVDVGQNGSVSRRRFMQLMGASLTLTGATGCWEKEKILPHTRRPAGVVPGKTKAFTSIVDMAGVGLPLSVTSFDGRPIKVDGNKTHPSTSGGSTGFAQASILDIYDPDRLSSVVRSNGGSAGTPSDWSAFEEWAKPHFAGLVAAAGKGLTILSEATASLSVAAQKAQLMAAMPEAQWVEYEAISDDNAREASRMAFGGDYRADLALTKAHIIVDVDSGLLSAHPNHVQHSRDWSSQRDPEAGKMNRLYAIESRMTNTGMGAEHRLGLRHEQIKSFMLLLEAELAAQGVDTGAPKIKVGKFSQDKKIQKWVKALSKDLVKHQGNSVVAVGNQHPADVIALGHRLNVALGNMGKSVTLRELPDQGRQGHAVGLKAVTDAMNAGTVDTLLILGGNPSYTAPADVDFSGALSKVKNSVFLTVTPNETSLGCAWSLPRTHYLETWNESRTWDGTVSIAQPLIEPLFNGRAVAELLSLLRNDVASSQALTRAVFSGLASPAEPAEADKATADETETPAVVDVELAALPKVDGAEWAWRKAIHDGFITDTAYPVVQPELLSFAVSAPSKRADLTFDELKNGEFELTFFADSKVHDGRFANNGWLQEVPDFLTKLTWDNAAILSPATAKRLGVEDEDLIKVRAEGIELEIAALVVPGQPTGSIALAIGYGRTAAGFVGGYTELGVAQQVVGVDVQPLRSMATLHQRDDLVIENTGKKFKLACTQEHHNIDQTALEEREKRALTLVRESTLEEYKGDPKRFKKMDHYEPSQLLSLFDEHEYKDIKWGMSIDLTNCNGCNACVVACNAENIVPVVGKDQVLRGREMHWLRIDRYFAGDPEDPQVLSQPIGCVQCQNAPCEQVCPVAATVHSEEGLNDMVYNRCIGTRYCANNCPFKVRRFNYHNYHEEL; from the coding sequence TCAGCCAAAGAAGAGAAGAAGTACTGGCGGAGCCTGTCTGAACTCTCCGAAACTGAAGAGTTTCAAGAGTTTGTCAGCCGCGAGTTCAAAGATGTAGATGTCGGCCAAAATGGTTCGGTTTCTCGTCGTCGATTCATGCAACTTATGGGTGCATCTCTAACTCTAACCGGCGCCACCGGCTGCTGGGAGAAAGAGAAAATTTTACCTCACACGCGGCGACCTGCCGGCGTGGTTCCGGGTAAAACCAAAGCATTCACAAGTATTGTCGATATGGCCGGAGTAGGCCTTCCATTGAGCGTCACCAGTTTTGATGGCCGCCCTATCAAAGTTGACGGTAACAAGACTCACCCAAGTACAAGTGGTGGCTCAACCGGCTTCGCTCAGGCAAGTATTCTCGATATTTACGATCCAGACCGCCTGAGTAGCGTTGTAAGAAGCAACGGCGGTAGCGCGGGTACTCCTTCCGACTGGAGTGCATTTGAAGAGTGGGCAAAGCCTCACTTCGCAGGGCTGGTAGCTGCTGCGGGTAAAGGCCTAACTATTCTCTCAGAAGCTACCGCTTCACTAAGCGTAGCGGCTCAAAAAGCTCAACTCATGGCAGCAATGCCAGAAGCTCAGTGGGTAGAATACGAAGCCATCTCAGACGACAACGCTCGAGAAGCATCGCGTATGGCATTTGGCGGTGATTACCGCGCGGACCTCGCTCTCACGAAAGCCCACATTATTGTGGACGTCGATTCAGGGCTGCTCTCAGCTCACCCAAATCATGTCCAGCATTCACGCGACTGGAGCTCACAGCGAGATCCTGAAGCGGGTAAAATGAACCGTCTCTACGCAATTGAATCGCGTATGACGAACACAGGCATGGGCGCTGAGCACCGTCTCGGACTTCGACATGAGCAAATTAAATCATTCATGCTTCTTCTTGAAGCAGAGCTTGCCGCGCAAGGTGTCGATACTGGCGCACCTAAGATTAAGGTCGGTAAGTTCTCTCAGGACAAAAAAATTCAAAAATGGGTGAAGGCGCTGAGCAAAGACTTAGTGAAGCATCAAGGCAACTCTGTGGTTGCAGTTGGTAACCAGCATCCGGCAGATGTCATTGCTCTTGGACATCGCTTAAACGTTGCCTTGGGCAATATGGGCAAGTCAGTCACTCTTCGAGAACTACCTGATCAGGGACGCCAAGGCCACGCAGTGGGCTTAAAAGCGGTAACGGACGCAATGAATGCCGGTACCGTGGATACCCTGCTTATCCTCGGTGGTAACCCTTCTTATACTGCTCCGGCAGATGTGGATTTCTCAGGTGCGCTGAGTAAAGTTAAGAACAGTGTCTTTCTGACAGTAACGCCTAATGAAACATCACTTGGATGCGCATGGAGCCTTCCACGCACCCACTATCTCGAAACTTGGAACGAATCGCGTACTTGGGATGGTACCGTAAGCATTGCGCAACCGTTGATTGAGCCACTTTTCAATGGCCGCGCGGTTGCTGAACTACTTTCGCTTCTTCGCAATGATGTTGCATCCAGTCAGGCACTAACCCGCGCCGTATTTAGCGGTCTCGCTAGTCCTGCAGAGCCTGCGGAAGCAGATAAAGCAACTGCTGACGAAACAGAAACACCTGCGGTTGTTGATGTAGAGCTTGCAGCACTTCCAAAAGTAGACGGCGCCGAATGGGCATGGCGAAAAGCTATTCATGATGGATTCATCACGGATACGGCCTACCCTGTTGTTCAGCCAGAATTGCTCAGCTTTGCAGTGAGTGCACCATCAAAGCGTGCAGACCTCACATTTGATGAGCTTAAGAACGGTGAGTTTGAACTTACCTTCTTCGCAGATTCAAAAGTTCATGATGGTCGCTTCGCAAACAATGGATGGCTTCAAGAAGTTCCTGACTTCCTCACCAAGCTTACTTGGGACAACGCAGCTATCCTCAGCCCTGCTACGGCAAAGCGCCTTGGGGTTGAAGATGAAGACCTCATCAAGGTTCGAGCTGAAGGTATTGAACTCGAAATCGCGGCTCTCGTGGTTCCTGGTCAACCTACCGGCTCTATTGCCTTAGCCATTGGTTACGGACGAACAGCAGCCGGCTTTGTTGGCGGATACACCGAGCTTGGTGTCGCTCAGCAAGTTGTTGGCGTAGACGTTCAACCTCTTCGCTCCATGGCAACTCTGCACCAGCGCGATGATTTGGTCATTGAGAATACGGGTAAGAAATTTAAGCTGGCCTGCACTCAAGAGCACCACAACATCGATCAAACGGCGCTGGAAGAACGTGAAAAGCGCGCACTCACCTTGGTCCGAGAATCAACTCTCGAAGAATACAAAGGCGATCCAAAGCGTTTTAAGAAGATGGACCACTATGAGCCGTCCCAACTACTCTCGCTCTTTGACGAGCATGAGTACAAAGACATCAAGTGGGGAATGTCCATCGACTTAACCAACTGTAATGGCTGTAATGCATGCGTTGTCGCATGTAACGCAGAAAACATTGTCCCAGTTGTTGGAAAAGACCAAGTTCTACGGGGCCGAGAAATGCATTGGCTGCGTATCGATAGATACTTTGCGGGTGACCCTGAAGATCCTCAGGTTCTTTCGCAGCCTATCGGTTGTGTACAGTGTCAAAATGCTCCGTGTGAGCAGGTTTGCCCTGTTGCCGCAACGGTACACAGTGAAGAAGGCTTGAACGACATGGTTTATAACCGTTGTATCGGTACTCGATACTGCGCGAACAACTGTCCATTCAAGGTACGTCGCTTCAACTACCACAACTACCATGAAGAACT